The Pyrus communis chromosome 9, drPyrComm1.1, whole genome shotgun sequence genome has a segment encoding these proteins:
- the LOC137744298 gene encoding uncharacterized protein — translation MATAVKFICVLGFLAVLSIAVIERADGASACGKASPDEEAFKFAPCAAAAQYEKAAVSNSCCQQVKRLGQNPSCLCAILLSNTSKSSGVKPEVAITIPKRCNFANRPVGYKCGAYTMP, via the exons ATGGCAACTGCAGTGAAATTTATTTGCGTACTAGGGTTTCTTGCAGTTTTAAGCATTGCTGTGATTGAAAGGGCTGATGGGGCAAGTGCTTGTGGAAAAGCTAGTCCAGATGAGGAGGCCTTCAAGTTTGCTCCTTGTGCAGCTGCTGCACAATATGAAAAAGCTGCTGTTTCCAATAGTTGCTGTCAGCAAGTCAAGAGGTTGGGCCAAAACCCTAGCTGCCTCTGCGCCATCCTGCTTTCTAACACTTCCAAGAGCTCTGGTGTCAAGCCTGAGGTTGCCATAACCATTCCCAAGCGCTGCAACTTTGCCAACCGCCCAGTCGGTTACAAGTGCGGAg CCTATACTATGCCGTGA
- the LOC137745899 gene encoding uncharacterized protein, with product MEGIKKTGSSSSSFTSELFGSKESSASSGIFGAIFAPSSKDLVFGRESLRSEVTGKKLTDEPLHFKPGDEPDGASKEIEGESKSITNMDIISSIYRDQRVQQPCHFSSSIYYGGQDIYAHPQSTQNPEYNTPYKKDGTEDDSGSASRGNWWQGSLYY from the exons ATGGAGGGAATAAAGAAAACTGGGTCGTCGTCTTCTTCCTTCACCTCTGAGCTTTTCGGGTCGAAGGAGTCATCTGCTTCTTCTGGGATTTTTGGGGCCATATTTGCGCCTTCGTCCAAGGATTTG GTGTTTGGGAGGGAATCTCTGCGTTCTGAAGTCACTGGGAAAAAGCTCACGGATGAACCATTGCACTTCAAGCCCGGAGATGAGCCAG ATGGTGCCTCAAAAGAGATCGAAGGTGAGAGTAAGAGCATAACAAATATGGACATAATAAGCTCCATCTATAGGGACCAGAGAGTGCAACAACCTTGCCATTTCAGTTCATCAATCTACTATGGTGGCCAAGATATTTATGCTCACCCCCAGAGTACCCAGAACCCTGAATATAACACTCCG TACAAGAAAGATGGGACCGAGGATGATTCGGGAAGTGCCTCTAGAGGAAACTGGTGGCAAG GGTCCCTCTATTATTAA
- the LOC137745876 gene encoding probable proteasome inhibitor, translating to MANDKSVMAVIRAARPTFRNNDDKVAFAVHASFLAAGYVLTAVGPPAFSDSALSSSSTDEVGMEEWNELDGEYAFVYINPEKGSKKVLVKCLVMNGKLLVDALADGSSRPVHLEIDVGEYVEEDGGSNYSTQFKNLENLVKNLDTEVLSKLYGSASSTSGSSSNLESSERSERSTTEPVSGPSGFYTGPSGPYTDPSGIIYPPVMPYGGSDLLPGPGAGIYPSRGGDSGGMLLGPRDPRWFGGVGEPGFGFDPSRPEGVPPGARFDPYGPPGVPGFEPNRFARNPRRRGGGTHPDLEHFGRGSDFI from the exons ATGGCGAACGACAAGTCGGTGATGGCCGTGATCAGAGCCGCGAGGCCGACCTTCCGCAACAACGATGACAAGGTCGCCTTCGCCGTTCACGCCTCCTTCCTCGCCGCCGGCTACGTTCTCACCGCCGTCGGTCCCCCCGCCTTCTCCGATTCCGCTCTCTCCTCGTCTTCTACGG ATGAAGTGGGCATGGAGGAGTGGAACGAGCTCGACGGCGAGTACGCATTTGTCTATATAAACCCAGAAAAGGGCTCGAAGAAGGTGCTTGTTAAATGCCTTGTAATGAACGGCAAGTTACTTGTGGATGCTCTGGCTGATGGGAGTTCTCGGCCCGTCCATCTCGAAATCGA CGTTGGTGAATATGTTGAGGAGGATGGGGGGAGCAATTACTCCACACAGTTCAAGAATTTGGAGAATTTGGTGAAGAATTTGGATACTGAAGTTCTGTCAAAATTATATGGGTCTGCATCTTCCACATCCGGTTCTTCAAGTAACCTTGAAAG TTCAGAAAGGAGTGAGAGATCAACAACTGAGCCTGTTTCTGGACCTTCAGGCTTTTACACTGGACCTTCAGGCCCTTACACTGATCCTTCAGG AATTATATATCCTCCTGTCATGCCTTATGGTGGCAGTGATCTTTTGCCTGGGCCTGGTGCTGGAATCTACCCTTCAAG GGGTGGTGACAGTGGAGGCATGCTTCTTG GACCCCGTGACCCTCGTTGGTTTGGTGGCGTTGGAGAGCCTGGGTTTGGCTTTGATCCCTCTAGGCCAGAAGGTGTTCCACCAGGTGCCCGTTTTGATCCCTATGGGCCCCCGGGTGTTCCTGGTTTTGAGCCTAATCGATTTGCAAG GAATCCACGGAGGCGGGGAGGTGGCACTCATCCAGATCTGGAGCATTTCGGGCGCGGCTCAGATTTCATTTAG
- the LOC137744299 gene encoding uncharacterized protein yields MALEGDDQALLCKLSPSSLLASSLTWFRQLKPRSIGSFTELCEAFISQYVCNRRPRKDVTILFSTKQNVGKSVKSYVTRFTEEMSTLEECDSHTVSLTFREGVLPRTKMRRSLIEIPPLDMREVMARADGIIRLEEEKLIQSKQATATIVASPAGTTVPTLKPTT; encoded by the coding sequence ATGGCGCTTGAAGGAGACGATCAGGCCCTTCTGTGCAAGTTGTCCCCCTCAAGTCTTTTGGCATCATCTTTAACTTGGTTTAGACAACTGAAACCGAGGTCTATCGGAAGTTTTACGGAGCTATGTGAGGCATTCATATCTCAATATGTTTGCAATCGGAGGCCAAGAAAAGATGTTACGATCTTGTTCAGCACCAAACAAAATGTTGGCAAAAGCGTCAAAAGCTATGTGACTAGGTTCACGGAAGAGATGTCCACCCTAGAAGAATGTGATTCTCACACTGTGTCTTTGACGTTCCGAGAAGGGGTGTTGCCCAGAACAAAGATGCGTAGGTCATTAATCGAAATTCCACCATTAGACATGAGGGAGGTAATGGCTCGGGCTGATGGAATCATCAGACTAGAGGAAGAGAAACTTATCCAATCAAAGCAGGCCACAGCCACTATTGTTGCATCTCCAGCAGGCACTACTGTGCCTACCTTGAAACCCACGACTTAG